ATAGCAGAACCATAGTGAAGACCCTTGCTACCATTGGGACGGGGTTTGACTGCGCCAGCAAGACTGAAATACAATTGGTACAAAGTCTTGGGGTGCCTCCAGAGAGGATTATCTATGCAAATCCTTGTAAACAAGTGTCTCAGATTAAGTACGCTGCCAACAATGGAGTCCAGATGATGACTTTCGATAGTGAAGTTGAACTGATGAAGGTTGCCAGGGCACATCCGAAGGCAAAGTTGGTTTTGCGGATTGCCACCGATGATTCCAAAGCAGTCTGTCGCCTCAGTGTTAAATTCGGTGCCACACTCAAAATCAGCAGGCTTCTCTTGGAACGGGCGAGAGAGCTGAATATTGACATCATCGGTGTCAGCTTCCACGTGGGAAGTGGCTGCACCGATCCTGAGACCTTCGTGCAAGCCATCTCCGATGCCCGCTGTGTCTTTGACATGGGAGCTGAGGTTGGTTTCAACATGTATCTACTTGATATCGGTGGTGGCTTTCCTGGATCTGAGGATGTGAAGCTTAAATTTGAAGAGATCACCAGTGTTATCAACCCAGCCCTGGACAAGTACTTCCCGGCCGACTCGGGCGTGAGCATCATAGCCGAGCCTGGCAGATACTACGTTGCATCAGCCTTCACGCTCGCAGTTAACATCATTGCCAAAAAACTCGTATTAAAGGAACAGACAGGCTCTGATGATGAAGAGGAGTCCAATGAACAAACCTTTATGTATTACGTGAACGATGGCGTGTATGGCTCATTCAACTGCATCCTCTATGATCACGCACATGTGAAGCCCCTCCTGCAGAAGAGACCCAAACCAGATGAGAAGTACTATTCAACCAGCATATGGGGACCAACGTGCGACGGCCTGGACCGCATTGTCGAGCGCTGTGACCTGCCCGAGATGCACGTGGGCGATTGGATGGTGTTTGAGAACATGGGCGCCTACACAGTTGCAGCTGCTTCTACTTTCAACGGGTTCCAGAGACCGACCATCTACTACGTGATGTCGGGGCCGACGTGGCAACTGATGCAGCAGATCCAGAGCCGCGACTTCCCGGCCGAGCTGGAGGAGCCGGACGCCAGCCCCCTGCCCGTGTCCTGCGCCCGGGAGAGCGGGCTGAAGCGCCCCCCGGCCACCTGTGCCTCCACCAGCGTTAACGTGTAGGTGCTGCTCCTGTAGCTGTTAGCTTCGAGTTGAGCTTGGATTGGGGGATCGGGGGGGACTGTAACTTAATTCCTGCTAGTTTTGAGATGTCTGTAAGTAGGGTCGGCACGGATGCAACAGTGTGGAAGACGAGGAGATGGGGTCACTTATCTGTGTTCCTATGGAAACtatttgaatatttgttttatatggatttttattcaattttcaaACATGCTACTAAGGGGCGCCCCTCCGCTGCTGAGCAAGCATTTGTAGCTTGTACTTTGGCAGAACGGGCCAAAAGCTTAGTGTTGTgacctgttttaaaaataaaatatcttgaaataaaaaaaaacaaaacaaacaaacaaaaaaaaaacgtaaACTCCTTACAtcaaaggacagatcatccagacagaaaataaagGCAATAACAGCTTTGAATGTCACATTAGACCAGATGAATTTAACAGATTTATACAGAACATCCAAtccaaaacagcagaatacacattcttttcaagggagCATGTagcattctccaggacagatcacatGTTGGGCAACAagacaagtctcaataaatttaagatgatGGAATCATActaagcatcttttctgaccacaatggtatgaaagtagaaatcagttaccagaagaaaacaaaacagagcaaaacaaaaagatagaaacacaaagaagctaaacaacatgctactaaacaaacAATGAGTCAACAATGAAATCGAAGAGGAAATCAAATGATAActggacacaaatgaaaatagaaacaaaattttctgaaattttgtttgtagcaaaagcagttctcaGAAGTTTATAGTGATGCAGATCTACAGTGATGCAGGTCAAGAAACAACtaaaatctcaaacaatctaaTTTAGACCtaaaggaagtgaaaaaaaaaaaaaatcaaagcccaaagttagtagaaggtaggaaataataaagatcagagtgaaaataaatgaaagagagactaaaaaataagaaaagatgaataaatgtagagctggttctttgaaaagataaaactgatACACATTAAGCCAGATGagtctggctttaaaaaaaagaaaaagaaaacgagAAAAGagaggcacctgcgtggctcagtcgttaagtgcctgccttcagctcaggtcatgatcccagagtcctgggatcaagccccacaatgagtccctcattgggctccctgctccatgggaagcctgcttctccctctccctcacctcctgcttgtgttccctctctcattgtgtctccctc
Above is a genomic segment from Mustela lutreola isolate mMusLut2 chromosome 3, mMusLut2.pri, whole genome shotgun sequence containing:
- the LOC131826959 gene encoding ornithine decarboxylase gives rise to the protein MNNFNNAELDCHFLDEGFTAKDILDQKINEVSSSDDKDAFYVADLGDILKKHLRWLKALPRVTPFYAVKCNDSRTIVKTLATIGTGFDCASKTEIQLVQSLGVPPERIIYANPCKQVSQIKYAANNGVQMMTFDSEVELMKVARAHPKAKLVLRIATDDSKAVCRLSVKFGATLKISRLLLERARELNIDIIGVSFHVGSGCTDPETFVQAISDARCVFDMGAEVGFNMYLLDIGGGFPGSEDVKLKFEEITSVINPALDKYFPADSGVSIIAEPGRYYVASAFTLAVNIIAKKLVLKEQTGSDDEEESNEQTFMYYVNDGVYGSFNCILYDHAHVKPLLQKRPKPDEKYYSTSIWGPTCDGLDRIVERCDLPEMHVGDWMVFENMGAYTVAAASTFNGFQRPTIYYVMSGPTWQLMQQIQSRDFPAELEEPDASPLPVSCARESGLKRPPATCASTSVNV